In the genome of Dehalococcoidia bacterium, one region contains:
- a CDS encoding DUF5615 family PIN-like protein has translation MRFLLDQNLSPKTTAFLKSLGIEACDVREFGLAGATDERIYAFAQERGFAVITCNTGFAALFRGRGGLPALLLIRVSPQTFENLHPVLQDFFQRVRLGDLQGHLIIIGQNRYRLRKVW, from the coding sequence GTGCGCTTTCTTCTAGACCAGAACTTGTCGCCCAAGACAACGGCGTTCTTGAAGAGCCTAGGGATTGAGGCATGCGACGTTCGGGAGTTCGGGTTAGCGGGTGCAACCGACGAAAGGATTTATGCCTTCGCCCAGGAGAGAGGTTTCGCAGTGATAACCTGCAATACTGGCTTTGCAGCCCTGTTCCGTGGTCGTGGGGGATTGCCCGCCCTGCTCCTGATACGGGTTTCCCCTCAGACCTTCGAGAATCTCCACCCGGTTCTACAGGACTTCTTTCAGAGAGTGCGTTTGGGGGATCTGCAAGGACATCTCATCATCATTGGGCAGAACCGCTATCGCTTGCGCAAGGTGTGGTAA
- a CDS encoding DUF433 domain-containing protein, translated as MEQARIVIDPAICHGKPVVRGTRIMVENILSLLAGGYTIGQILEYYPELSEEDVRAALEYALRVVREEEMIMER; from the coding sequence ATGGAGCAGGCGCGCATCGTCATAGACCCCGCTATCTGTCATGGGAAGCCGGTGGTGCGGGGGACACGTATTATGGTGGAGAACATTCTCAGCCTGCTGGCTGGGGGCTATACCATTGGGCAAATTCTGGAATACTATCCGGAATTGAGCGAGGAGGATGTGCGGGCGGCTCTAGAGTATGCCCTGCGGGTCGTGCGGGAGGAAGAAATGATTATGGAGCGGTAA
- a CDS encoding ABC transporter ATP-binding protein gives MPPKSQPVVLEAQGVWRVFRSGGQEVVAVRGVDLQVRRGEFLAIMGRSGSGKTTLLNILATLDRPTQGRVLLDGQDLTRLGEKEVVEVRRKKIGFVFQFYGLLPLLSAYENVELPLRVNGVPARERRQRVLDALTKVGLAHRAQHRPYELSGGEQQRVAIARAIATRPLVLFADEPTGELDTATGMQIATLLQSLAHQEGVTVVTATHDPVVARMADRVVVLVDGTIAEGTPPAGRGVDA, from the coding sequence ATGCCCCCTAAGAGCCAGCCCGTTGTCCTGGAGGCGCAGGGGGTGTGGCGCGTGTTCCGCAGTGGGGGGCAAGAGGTGGTGGCGGTGCGGGGGGTGGACCTGCAGGTGCGGCGCGGGGAGTTCCTGGCCATTATGGGGCGCTCGGGCTCGGGCAAGACCACCCTCCTCAACATTCTGGCGACTTTGGATCGCCCCACCCAGGGCCGTGTGCTTCTGGATGGGCAGGACTTGACGCGTTTGGGCGAGAAGGAGGTGGTGGAGGTGCGGCGCAAGAAAATTGGCTTTGTGTTCCAGTTTTACGGGCTGTTGCCCTTGCTGTCGGCCTATGAGAATGTGGAATTGCCCCTGCGGGTGAACGGGGTGCCCGCACGGGAGCGACGCCAACGGGTGCTGGACGCCTTGACGAAGGTGGGGCTGGCCCACCGTGCCCAGCATCGTCCCTATGAGCTGTCGGGGGGCGAACAGCAGCGGGTGGCCATTGCGCGGGCCATCGCCACCCGCCCCCTGGTGCTGTTCGCCGACGAGCCGACAGGGGAACTGGATACGGCGACGGGGATGCAGATCGCCACTCTGTTGCAGTCGCTGGCCCACCAGGAGGGGGTGACGGTGGTTACAGCCACCCACGACCCGGTGGTGGCGCGCATGGCCGACCGGGTGGTGGTGCTGGTGGACGGAACCATCGCGGAGGGCACACCGCCCGCAGGACGCGGCGTAGACGCGTGA